The proteins below are encoded in one region of Brachyspira intermedia PWS/A:
- a CDS encoding methyl-accepting chemotaxis protein — translation MKKINSIAVKLPLIVNIVTIMICVFIILSLLKVAVDEINGYVNTNIETSANGYCNFLDKTIEEQTLLMQSYSSMPVIIDYLKNYIWMEGTVFITLQKVLNNNEFITNAYILSSDSSLISSYDGKLKDSSIKISSQYPDLWNKFVSKNYEITIADNIYKSDINNGFVLPIICPILDYDNTFLGAFIGFIDWSLIIQDSLNRFGNVFNKDNSIFIINANNECVFHNISSELNKKLDIGIPQNGASGIIKYDYFNESKLAFYKRMEIMPWVLANGVSEKLIYSAPKKMLLIGSLIGLIGIIISVLFSVFYIRKTINPIKYIVKEAKEISSGNFASNSNIKASNDEIGELLDSFSEMRSKFSTMIKEILMASKEIANSASELYAGSEDLAKRTEYQASSLEETASSMEEMASTIKSSAQNSVDGNEVMMASRNAVLEGGSVIANTTKMIEDVYDASAKIKNITKVIEDIAFQTNILALNASVEAARAGDQGRGFAVVASEVRNLAQNSQTSAKDITVLIEDIYEKINKSAEMARHSQEIFSDIESKIEETSKIMSDISHTAVEQEAGVDQVNSAVSKMDSITQQNASLVEQSTAASKSLLDQAKHLEELMSFFRL, via the coding sequence ATGAAAAAAATTAATAGTATAGCAGTAAAACTTCCATTAATTGTAAATATTGTAACAATAATGATATGTGTTTTTATAATACTTTCATTATTGAAGGTGGCAGTTGATGAAATTAATGGTTATGTTAATACTAATATAGAAACATCAGCAAATGGATATTGTAATTTTTTGGATAAGACTATAGAAGAACAAACATTACTAATGCAAAGTTATTCTAGCATGCCTGTTATAATAGATTATTTGAAAAATTATATTTGGATGGAAGGTACTGTTTTTATAACTTTGCAGAAAGTATTGAATAATAATGAATTTATAACTAATGCTTATATACTTTCAAGCGACTCTAGTCTAATATCATCTTATGATGGTAAGTTAAAAGATTCAAGTATAAAGATATCATCACAATATCCTGATTTATGGAATAAGTTTGTATCTAAAAATTATGAAATAACTATAGCAGATAACATATATAAATCAGATATTAATAATGGATTTGTTTTACCTATAATTTGTCCTATTTTAGATTATGATAATACTTTTTTAGGAGCTTTTATAGGTTTTATAGATTGGTCTTTAATTATACAAGACAGTTTAAATAGATTTGGAAATGTTTTTAATAAAGATAATTCAATATTTATAATTAATGCTAATAACGAGTGTGTATTCCATAATATTTCTTCAGAATTAAACAAAAAATTAGATATAGGCATACCTCAAAATGGGGCTAGTGGAATTATTAAATATGATTATTTTAATGAATCTAAATTAGCATTTTATAAAAGAATGGAAATTATGCCTTGGGTTTTAGCTAATGGGGTGTCTGAAAAATTAATTTATTCAGCACCTAAAAAAATGTTATTAATAGGAAGTCTTATTGGTTTAATCGGTATAATTATATCTGTTTTATTTTCAGTATTTTATATAAGAAAGACTATTAATCCTATTAAATATATAGTTAAAGAGGCAAAAGAGATATCTTCAGGAAATTTTGCATCAAATTCTAATATAAAAGCAAGTAATGATGAAATAGGAGAATTGCTTGATTCTTTTTCTGAAATGAGATCTAAATTTTCTACTATGATAAAAGAAATATTAATGGCTTCTAAAGAGATAGCTAATTCAGCTTCAGAATTGTATGCTGGAAGCGAGGATTTAGCAAAAAGAACAGAATATCAGGCATCCAGTTTGGAAGAAACAGCTTCATCTATGGAGGAGATGGCTTCTACAATAAAATCATCAGCTCAAAATTCTGTAGATGGTAATGAGGTAATGATGGCTTCAAGAAATGCCGTATTAGAAGGTGGTAGTGTTATAGCCAATACTACTAAAATGATAGAAGATGTTTATGATGCTAGTGCTAAAATAAAAAATATAACTAAGGTAATAGAAGATATTGCTTTTCAGACAAATATACTTGCTTTAAATGCTTCAGTAGAGGCAGCAAGAGCAGGGGATCAAGGAAGAGGTTTTGCAGTAGTGGCAAGCGAGGTAAGAAACTTAGCACAGAACTCACAAACATCAGCTAAAGATATAACAGTATTAATAGAAGACATTTATGAAAAGATAAATAAATCAGCAGAAATGGCAAGACATTCACAAGAAATATTTAGTGATATAGAATCAAAAATAGAAGAGACTTCTAAGATAATGAGTGATATAAGTCATACAGCAGTAGAACAAGAAGCAGGAGTTGATCAAGTTAATAGTGCGGTATCTAAAATGGATAGTATCACACAGCAGAATGCTTCTTTGGTAGAACAATCCACTGCAGCATCTAAATCTTTATTAGATCAAGCTAAACATTTGGAAGAATTAATGTCATTTTTTAGACTTTAA
- a CDS encoding methyl-accepting chemotaxis protein produces MGKFDSIMFKIPLMVIVMILILSVTIISVSISLATKELNNVTASGFETSVNGFSSLIDSILSYQSTLIESYANIPTIKEYVSSRSEEVQNRAIRTMTILFDNNDYIIDLLMLDLNGKVIESYDGSKDLTGTDISTKYNRLWTAFVNQNYKTTLSFSIYKEGNDIILPVLQGVKDNNNTVVGAFIAYVNWGKIIDESLKDSKDQFSTDKTLFIINDYSEIVYHNNKNRLFSKATDSLIIPENETSGLLSYVREGVGISAFFKKLSTTRWTMVERTTDDLLYAPGKKMILIGIISTIKPIKFIVKEAHDMAEGNFALSATIENRHDEIGELSHSFQVMRDKIVSVITDVLDASTEIANAATQLYKGGEDLAERTEYQASSLEETASSMEEMASTIKSSAQHSIDGNNVMIDSRNAVEEGAVVIGNTTQMIEDVYESSAKIKNITKVIEDIAFQTNILALNASVEAARAGDQGRGFAVVASEVRNLAQNSQASAKDITLLIDDIYEKINKSAEMARHSQEIFNNIESKIEETSKIMNDISHTAVEQEAGVDQVNTAVAKMDSITQQNAALVEEATSASKSLLDQAKHLEDLMSFFRVK; encoded by the coding sequence ATGGGTAAATTTGATAGTATAATGTTTAAAATACCATTAATGGTCATAGTAATGATACTTATATTATCGGTAACAATTATAAGTGTTTCAATTAGTTTAGCAACTAAAGAATTAAATAATGTAACAGCGTCTGGATTTGAGACTTCTGTTAATGGTTTTTCGTCCTTAATAGATAGCATACTATCTTATCAGTCTACACTTATAGAATCTTATGCAAATATTCCTACAATAAAAGAATATGTTTCAAGTCGTAGTGAAGAAGTTCAAAATAGGGCAATAAGAACTATGACAATATTATTTGATAATAATGATTATATAATAGATTTACTTATGCTTGATTTGAATGGAAAAGTAATTGAAAGCTATGATGGCAGCAAAGATTTAACAGGTACAGATATATCCACAAAATACAATAGATTATGGACAGCATTTGTCAATCAAAATTATAAAACTACATTATCATTTAGTATATATAAAGAAGGAAATGATATAATACTTCCAGTTTTGCAGGGCGTTAAAGATAATAATAATACAGTAGTTGGAGCTTTTATAGCTTATGTGAATTGGGGAAAGATAATTGATGAAAGTTTGAAAGATTCAAAAGATCAATTTTCAACAGATAAAACACTTTTTATCATAAACGATTATTCAGAAATAGTTTATCATAATAATAAAAACAGATTATTTTCTAAAGCTACAGATTCTCTTATAATACCTGAAAATGAAACATCAGGACTTCTTAGTTATGTAAGAGAGGGAGTAGGAATATCAGCATTTTTCAAGAAATTATCTACAACTAGATGGACAATGGTTGAAAGAACAACTGATGATTTATTATATGCACCAGGTAAAAAGATGATATTAATCGGTATTATAAGTACTATTAAACCTATCAAATTTATAGTAAAAGAAGCACATGATATGGCTGAGGGTAATTTTGCTTTAAGTGCTACTATAGAAAACAGACATGATGAAATAGGTGAATTATCTCATTCATTTCAGGTTATGAGAGATAAAATAGTAAGTGTTATAACAGATGTATTAGATGCTTCTACAGAAATAGCCAATGCTGCGACTCAATTATATAAAGGCGGAGAGGATTTAGCAGAGAGAACAGAGTATCAGGCATCTAGTTTGGAAGAAACAGCTTCATCTATGGAGGAGATGGCATCTACTATCAAATCTTCTGCTCAGCATTCTATTGATGGAAATAATGTTATGATAGATTCAAGAAATGCGGTTGAAGAAGGTGCTGTTGTTATTGGAAACACTACTCAAATGATAGAAGATGTTTATGAATCCAGTGCTAAAATAAAAAATATAACAAAAGTAATAGAAGATATTGCTTTTCAGACAAATATACTTGCTTTAAATGCTTCAGTAGAGGCAGCAAGAGCAGGTGATCAAGGTAGAGGTTTTGCGGTAGTAGCAAGCGAGGTAAGAAATTTAGCACAAAATTCACAGGCTTCAGCTAAAGATATAACTTTACTTATAGATGATATATATGAGAAAATAAATAAATCAGCAGAAATGGCAAGACATTCTCAGGAAATATTTAACAATATAGAATCAAAAATAGAAGAGACTTCTAAAATAATGAATGATATAAGTCATACAGCAGTAGAACAGGAGGCTGGAGTAGATCAAGTAAATACAGCTGTGGCTAAAATGGATAGTATCACTCAGCAGAATGCTGCTTTAGTAGAAGAAGCAACATCAGCATCTAAATCATTATTAGATCAGGCTAAACATTTAGAGGATCTTATGTCTTTCTTTAGAGTTAAATAA
- a CDS encoding glycoside hydrolase family 19 protein, with translation MITKEQIIKIGIEEKWLEPLNNAFIKYHITDINEKAMFLAQTTHESNNYKRLEESFNYSPKRLFEVFRKRVGSLENAKKLCNEGSKSIADFVYGGRLGNAKDEGYKYRGRGIMHLTGKNNYEYYGKKLNIDLVNNPHLAKEPDEAIEIALLFWKEKGCGMFAKMRDVKTVTKLINGGYNGLDDRQKRFNSILKILES, from the coding sequence ATGATAACAAAAGAACAAATAATAAAAATAGGAATAGAAGAAAAATGGCTTGAACCTTTGAATAATGCTTTTATAAAATATCATATTACAGATATAAATGAAAAAGCAATGTTTTTGGCTCAAACTACTCATGAAAGCAATAATTATAAAAGGCTTGAAGAGAGTTTTAATTACAGCCCTAAAAGATTATTTGAAGTTTTTAGAAAAAGAGTTGGAAGTTTGGAGAATGCCAAAAAGTTATGTAATGAAGGATCTAAGTCAATAGCAGATTTTGTTTATGGTGGAAGATTAGGAAATGCCAAAGATGAAGGATACAAATACAGAGGCAGAGGAATAATGCATCTTACAGGAAAAAATAATTATGAATACTACGGCAAGAAATTAAATATTGATTTAGTTAATAATCCTCACTTGGCAAAAGAACCTGATGAGGCAATAGAAATAGCTTTACTTTTTTGGAAGGAAAAAGGCTGCGGAATGTTTGCCAAAATGAGAGATGTAAAAACTGTAACTAAATTGATCAATGGCGGTTACAACGGACTTGATGACAGACAGAAAAGATTTAATAGTATTTTAAAAATACTAGAAAGCTGA